From the genome of Nicotiana sylvestris chromosome 2, ASM39365v2, whole genome shotgun sequence, one region includes:
- the LOC104239833 gene encoding cyclic dof factor 1-like, with protein sequence MSGSIANKDPAIKLFGRTIQLPDFPAPSPADTGDYSSSAGEAELEHKGQCDDCKDENEHLIAEELQGRNPIPEKSDIIEESPSYNDCSTAKTSKSEEEQAETSNSQEKILKKPDKILPCPRCNSMETKFCYFNNYNVSQPRHFCKNCQRYWTAGGTMRNVPVGAGRRKHKNPVLHYRHISVSETLPDLSNGIQPPPLKLNGTILAFDTDKPLRESMGSVLNIADKTMQNCSGNGFHRYKELGIQAGDNGDDRSNGSSVTALSSKDSDNGLPDMPRQNCDSFSPHLPCFTGAPWPYPWSSVHLSNAVPPPGYYLPGFPMPFVPAYWGCAIPGSWNVPWMSPPTASQNQMPPTSSPNSPNLGKHPRDEIILKSMGSEEEPRKESNPPEKCLWFPKTLRIGDPGEAAKSSIWSTLGIKHDVVDSVSGGSFKAFLPKSDERNHVSENSSVLKANPAAMSRSLNFNESS encoded by the coding sequence GGTCAGTGTGATGATTGTAAGGATGAGAATGAACATTTGATTGCCGAGGAGTTGcagggtcggaatccaattccagAGAAAAGTGATATTATAGAGGAGTCACCTTCTTATAATGACTGTTCAACAGCCAAAACATCAAAAAGTGAAGAGGAACAGGCTGAAACAAGTAATTCACAGGAGAAAATCCTGAAAAAACCAGACAAGATACTTCCATGTCCTCGCTGTAATAGCATGGAAACAAAATTTTGTTACTTCAACAATTACAACGTCAGCCAGCCTAGACACTTTTGCAAGAATTGTCAGAGATATTGGACTGCTGGTGGGACTATGAGGAATGTGCCTGTAGGTGCTGGCCGTCGGAAACACAAGAACCCAGTTTTGCATTACCGTCACATATCCGTCTCTGAGACACTACCAGATCTTTCAAATGGAATCCAGCCACCTCCGCTCAAGCTCAATGGAACCATTCTTGCATTTGATACTGACAAACCCCTGCGCGAGTCAATGGGTTCAGTTTTGAACATTGCTGATAAAACTATGCAGAATTGCTCTGGGAATGGGTTCCACAGATATAAGGAGCTTGGAATTCAGGCTGGAGACAATGGAGACGATCGTTCCAATGGATCTTCAGTTACTGCTTTAAGTTCAAAGGATAGTGATAATGGGTTGCCCGACATGCCGAGACAGAACTGTGATAGCTTTTCACCTCATTTACCTTGCTTTACTGGAGCTCCTTGGCCATATCCATGGAGTTCTGTGCACTTGAGCAATGCAGTACCTCCACCTGGTTACTATCTTCCTGGCTTTCCTATGCCGTTCGTCCCTGCTTATTGGGGTTGTGCAATACCAGGTTCTTGGAATGTCCCTTGGATGTCCCCACCCACTGCATCCCAAAACCAAATGCCTCCAACTTCTAGTCCTAATTCTCCAAATCTGGGGAAACATCCAAGGGATGAGATTATTCTGAAATCAATGGGCAGTGAAGAAGAACCACGGAAAGAGAGTAATCCACCTGAGAAATGCCTATGGTTTCCAAAAACATTGCGAATTGGTGATCCAGGGGAAGCTGCAAAGAGTTCTATCTGGTCAACATTGGGAATAAAACATGACGTAGTTGATTCAGTCAGCGGAGGTTCTTTCAAAGCCTTTCTGCCAAAGAGTGATGAAAGGAACCATGTTTCAGAAAACTCTTCTGTATTAAAAGCCAATCCAGCAGCAATGTCTAGGTCATTAAATTTCAATGAGAGCTCGTAA